TTGATGACGAGCGCTTACTACTGGAAACTAAACGGGACATCATCAAGCTTCTTTATAAGCTTCGTGCTGATAAATTGTCGGAGGGAATGTTGATCTCGCTCGCCACCATAGTTTATCATTTGCAGGCTCACCaattcaacaaggccaatGAAAGCTATATGAAATTGAGCATAGGGAACGTTTGCTGGCCCATTGGTGTTGTGAATGTTGGTATTCATGCGAGATCTGCGAGTCTGAGAATCACCGGTGGAAGAGAGGTGAGTAATATTTTGATTGGCGAGTCGACTCGCAAATGGATCATTGGTGTTAAACGATTGATTAATTTTAAAGAGAAgctggtttcaaaaaacacTGGAGGCTAAAGAAGTTTTCAGAGTCTTGAAAAGGTGTAATGTTGATGAGAGTCAAGATTGCGGAATCTTTTACAGCGAGACGTTCTTCCAGGCCGTGAGTTGGCCTGCTCGGTCTCGACCGCTGCTGAGCTCATCTCCCAAACCGTTGGAGATTACCCTGGTGCTAAGcagaacaaaacaaaacaaaataaagcCTACTGTACATTACGCACTtacaaaaataaaatgaGTAACTCAAGATCGGACTGGATCAAATCCGTAGCAAAAACTCGGTTTTTGGTCCAATTTTATAGATTATTTTGTTTAGAATTCACCTTGCATATCCATTTTGACTGTCGTATTGTCTCATTTGCAATACCGCGGGTAGATTTTGTTGACGGCATTAGAGTTGAAATCCGACAACCCTTACCCTAGAAACCTTCACGTGATATGCACGTTTTTGAAGGAAGGTCGTGGAGAATTGACATAAATGCAAAGGCTAGAGAGTAATGCCTGTAGTAGCCCACCCACAGCTCAGTTAGTGAAAAATATATCCCATTAACGTGAGAGCGTGAAACCCACCATCAAGCCCAGTTCTGACCAGTACCAAACTCACAAATCACatatatacacacacaATGGCAAGAGAAGTTAAAGACATCAAGGAGTTTCTCGAGTTAGCCCGTAGAGGAGATGTGAAATCCGCCATCATCaaggtcaacaacaagattaACACCAACGGTAAAAAGttcaaacaaaccaaaTTCAAGGTTAGAGGATCAAGATACGCCTACACTTTGGTCATCAATGATGCTACTAAAGCTAAGAAATTGCAACAATCTTTGCCACCTACCTTGACTGTCAAGAACTTATAAAGAACCAAGTTTTTTTCCATAATTCTGTGTATTTTAATGTATAAGATGATATaagatctttttttttttggaactATCTGACTGTATTGGAGGGATTTGAGGTTCTGTCAAGATTGGTGATTTGAGATGGAAGAGGAATAGAGGTTTTTAGATTGGAAGAATGTTCCAAAGGTTAAATTTCCGAGGGTTTTTCAGGGGGAAATAAGATTCAGATTTATACCAGGAATAACATTATTGAAAAGTGTTTGTCCATGGATCTTGCGTTCAGAGCTTGAAGCAGTCCTCGTATACTCAAATCACTCTTTGGCTTACTCTTGTCATCTCTGAATTTCTGCCACAGCCACTTGGGCTGGGAGAGAGAGTTCCATTTTGGAATGTCTCACTATTCACGGGAGAGGATAGATACCAGCTCTCGAATTTATCTGATCTCAGCGTGTGTTGACGGGACagaaagagcaaaaaaaggtcATTTATACAAAAGtaaagaaaagacaaaatcAAACGACATCCTCCAtatcctcatcatcattttcgtcttcttcgttttcCTTATCTTGCTCCTCGGTGAGACCCAACCGAGCGGCCCTCTCGGCGTCTCTCAATCTCTTGTACTCCGGTTTCAATGCCCATTTCGAAGTATAGGGACCTTTTTTAATCAAATGAGCCACTGATTCTAGCGACTCCTTCAAGTATGACTCAGGTTGCTTAGTCTTCTCCTTTAAGCCCTTCATGGACCAGTACTCGTACTCTTCGAATAACCTAAACAACATATTCAAAAGATCCTCCTTGGGCATCCTGATTGCTCTTCCATCGGCCTTGTTCTTGGGTTGTGTCGACTTGAGGAATGTAGAAGTGTTGCCTCCTTTGATCGAAGGTCCGGCGCTAGCTTGAATGACACCGGGGATTTCAGTAAGCAAAGTAACTTTAGGTCTCTCGGGTCCCTGGATTAAAGAATCACgtttcttgatcaagtcggcATAGGATCGATCATTCCTCAGCGGTACTATTGTGCAATCATGACATATCTTGCCAACGAGGCTCGTCTTTTTAGGAATGGTTTTCACAAAAGGGATAAATTTCCGGATTGGGCCtgctcctccttctccattCTTCTGGACCCGAAAGAACTTGTACTTGCGTCTTGgttggaatttttttttcttttcgtccAATTCTTTCAACCCTGGTTGCGACGGCATCTCGCCGACTTCGGTGAGTTCTTGTTTAAACTTCTTGAGGTTCTCCTCGGTGAATGCATAGGTATTTCGGACTTGGGTGTTTAGCATCTTGATGTCGTATTCTTGAGGGATATCAGCGAGTTTCTTATCTAGAACCAACTTAACCTCCAATTTGCCCTTGGGGTCTTTTCTTATCTTGACATTCCCTAGCGGATTGCCGCTCTTTAGTGACTCTGGCTTATTCCATTGATCCATCAAGTATTTCGGAAGTTTCAATAGCCACACTTTTTGCTCGCCGTTGGTCAAATTGATATCCAATGATTCGTTACCTTCTAGGTAATCCTCCGGATCAGAGAGAATAGATGGATCTTCatcaatttctccttctgCTGGCAACTCTTCGTTTTTTGGTATAACCTCTTTCTTCTGAGGCGATGGTGTCTCTTTCTTTACGGGACTTGATTTCACCGAGCTCATTCTGCGGGAAGTAAGAAAATACAATAGGATGACAAGGAGGTAAGGAAGTaagaaaggaagaaagGACGGAAGGAGGAATGGAAACTGAATATGCTTGGTTAGACTAAGATCTGTAGGTAATTGAACAACGCAAGTAAATTCTGATGAGTTTCTGTCTCTTtccttttatttttctaTTCTTGTATGATCTATCTTGTGAGGATCAAGAAGATGGAGGAGTAGGAGTAGGACAAGAGTTGCCAAAgggtgtttgttttttgaaaggtgtatgtgtttttttgttgatgtcatTTTCCTGCTCTCAAATTTATTGAAACATTTGGCAGTTACTTTTGCTGGTATCAGATTTTACCCCAGATTAAAACACCTGGGTTGGTGGCGAAATAATGATTATCACGTTCCCACGTTACATTGCAGATAGACATTGTGGGTACTGCAATGATTCAAAGACCGACTATTATGCCTTGGAAAGCGAGGCAAAGGCAAAGGCAGAGACAAAAGCGGACGAGATGGATGCAATTGACTCTAAACAAGCCATGACTATTGGCTGCTCAATTATAAAAATGACGTGTCTAGAATACGATGAACTTATAAACAAGGGATTTAGAAGGTCAGGAACGTTTCTATACAAGAATGACTTGTTGCGGACATGTTGTCGACTATACACCATTCGAACGAACCAGTCGCAATTCAAGCTTAATaagaaacagagaaaaGTGGTAAACAGGTTTATTCATGAGATCTGCCCGGATGAATCCGTGCTTGAACCGGTCAAGAAAAACCAATTTAGCTTGGAGAGGTTGATAGAAGCTCAATTAAAGTCGACCAGCTACAGAACCTCGTTTGAACCTTCGTCTTTTACGAAAGAAAAGTTTGAGTTGTACAAGAAATATCAAGTTGGTGTGCATAATGATGATCCGGCCGATGTCACTGAAAAATCGTTTAAGCGTTTTCTTTGCGATACgccgttttcaaaaagggaAATGGCGGGGCTGGAGGAAGAATGGCGGGGCTTGGAGCTTGGCAACTGGACTCGTCGAGACTCCACCATACCAGGCAAGCGTGTTGGGCCCACACACGAATGCTATTACCTCaatgacaagttgattgcgATATCGGTTTTGGACTTTTTACCGAGTGGCGTTTCTTCGATTTATTTCATTTGGGATCCCGATTACGCTTACTTGTCGCTTGGGACACTACTGGGGATAAAGGAGATTCAAATGTGTGACAAGTTGGGGTACGAGTGGTACTATTTGGGATATTATATCGAGGATTGTCCTAAGATGGTTTACAAGGGCCAGTTTGGCGGCCAGCTTTTAGACGTGTGCAATGAAGCATACTATCCGTTGGAGAAGGTGCACGATTACATCAAAAATGGCAGACTTTTTGTCATTGGTGACAAAACTAGTCTGGCTCCATCTGCTGAGATTTCGATGCTAAATAATGATTATCCTGAGCAAGGAGTTTTCAATGAGGATTGTTACAATGCCGCAGAAGATATCTATGGCCGTACTAACGATGGTGGAAGTGATGTCGCGCGTAACCACCAGCGCGCCCTACTAAAGAAATACAAAGTCGATACAACTAGCAGCGAGTACATGTTGCCGGCAGTTGTCCCCGGAGTGATTCCCTTGTCGCAAATCTTGCAATGGTTTAG
This portion of the Lodderomyces beijingensis strain CBS 14171 genome assembly, chromosome: 5 genome encodes:
- a CDS encoding 60S ribosomal protein eL38, with the protein product MAREVKDIKEFLELARRGDVKSAIIKVNNKINTNGKKFKQTKFKVRGSRYAYTLVINDATKAKKLQQSLPPTLTVKNL